The Bacteroidota bacterium nucleotide sequence ATGGAAGGAGAAAAAAATTATGCTCCACCAGAAATTGAAGAACAACTGAACGCCAAAAATCATAAGTGCTTTTTGGCGGAGTTCTGTTTTAGGTGTGTTCCAAATTAAAAACATGGAAACTCCCATGAGAATATACAATGCTGTCCAAACAGGCCCAAACAAAAAACTTGGTGGGTTGAATAAAGGCTTGTTCAGCGTAGTGTACCATTCAGGTATTTCTTTTGCTGTAAATATTCCTGCA carries:
- a CDS encoding TspO/MBR family protein; translation: MNKAKLFKLLVSLILPIGLGSIAGIFTAKEIPEWYTTLNKPLFNPPSFLFGPVWTALYILMGVSMFLIWNTPKTELRQKALMIFGVQLFFNFWWSIIFFSFHLIILSVVDILLIWGLIIYMIIIFKKINPVASYLQIPYLIWVTFATLVNISIWYLNR